Proteins encoded in a region of the Isosphaeraceae bacterium EP7 genome:
- a CDS encoding trypsin-like peptidase domain-containing protein: MRQYAALALALFLAAAAKADEPKSVDPVEALENAVADAIARAEPSVVAIAREKAEKGQETVAVRGRPQPGVAPGVINGFNPQLGQFAPVDAEEELSFDYGSGVVIGTKGEILTAYHVVQGAARLTVRTRSQPQFAAEIIAADPRSDLAVIAPREIPGSPPPKLTPIALGDAATLRKGSFLIALGNPYNAARDGSASASLGILSNLARKLEPPAYDFNQRQNPRQLRHLASLLQLDAKLNLGMSGGAVINRKGELVGLTTAGANVEGYDGRAGYAIPIDALARRAIEALKQGKEVEYGFLGLTLDTGRSPEFGRPVDGLARVEQTRPGSPADRAGIVRGDTIISVGERPVHDTDSLILAVNALPVGREVSIKVRRVDPFTRGVQDLEKTLVLAKFPVDGEIIATNRPAPWRGLRIDHMSTTMGNVQPMVVDPDAAMLRGFVVITEVVAGTPAEQAGLKKGQLIASVDGTPVRSPDEFGRSVADKKGPVKLGTDLGPVSVP, from the coding sequence CTTAGCCCTGTTCCTCGCCGCCGCGGCGAAGGCCGACGAGCCCAAGTCCGTCGACCCGGTCGAGGCGCTCGAGAACGCGGTGGCCGACGCCATCGCGCGGGCCGAGCCCTCGGTCGTGGCCATCGCGAGGGAGAAGGCCGAGAAGGGCCAGGAAACCGTGGCCGTCCGCGGTCGGCCGCAGCCCGGGGTGGCGCCTGGCGTCATCAACGGTTTCAACCCCCAGCTCGGCCAGTTCGCCCCCGTCGACGCCGAGGAGGAACTCTCCTTCGACTATGGTTCTGGCGTGGTCATCGGCACCAAGGGTGAGATCCTGACGGCCTACCACGTGGTTCAAGGCGCCGCACGCCTGACCGTCCGGACCCGCAGCCAGCCCCAGTTCGCCGCCGAGATCATCGCCGCCGATCCTCGAAGCGACCTGGCCGTGATCGCGCCCCGCGAGATCCCCGGCTCGCCCCCGCCCAAGCTGACGCCCATCGCCCTGGGCGACGCCGCGACCCTTCGGAAAGGGTCGTTCCTGATCGCCCTTGGCAACCCTTATAACGCCGCGCGCGACGGGTCGGCGTCGGCCTCCTTGGGCATCCTGTCGAACCTGGCCAGGAAGCTGGAGCCCCCCGCCTATGACTTCAACCAGCGCCAGAACCCCCGCCAGCTCAGGCATCTCGCCTCGCTGCTCCAGCTCGACGCCAAGCTCAACCTGGGCATGAGCGGCGGCGCGGTCATCAATCGCAAAGGGGAGCTGGTCGGGTTGACCACCGCCGGCGCGAACGTCGAGGGCTATGACGGCCGGGCCGGCTACGCCATCCCGATCGACGCCCTGGCCCGGCGTGCCATCGAGGCCCTGAAGCAAGGCAAGGAGGTCGAGTACGGCTTCCTCGGCCTGACCCTGGACACCGGCCGCAGCCCTGAATTCGGACGACCGGTCGACGGGCTGGCCCGCGTCGAGCAGACCCGACCGGGGTCTCCGGCCGACCGCGCCGGGATCGTCCGCGGAGACACGATCATCTCGGTCGGCGAACGGCCCGTCCACGACACCGACAGCCTGATCCTGGCGGTCAACGCCCTTCCCGTCGGCCGCGAGGTCTCCATCAAGGTCCGCCGCGTCGACCCGTTCACCCGGGGCGTACAGGACCTGGAGAAGACCCTGGTCCTGGCCAAGTTCCCCGTCGACGGCGAGATCATCGCCACCAACCGACCGGCACCCTGGCGTGGCCTGCGCATCGACCACATGAGCACGACGATGGGGAACGTCCAGCCGATGGTCGTCGACCCCGACGCGGCCATGCTCCGCGGCTTCGTCGTGATCACCGAGGTCGTCGCCGGGACACCCGCCGAGCAGGCCGGCCTCAAGAAGGGGCAGCTCATCGCGTCCGTGGACGGCACCCCCGTCAGGTCGCCCGACGAATTCGGCCGATCGGTCGCCGACAAGAAGGGGCCGGTCAAGCTCGGCACCGACCTCGGCCCCGTCTCCGTCCCCTGA
- the alaS gene encoding alanine--tRNA ligase, with protein sequence MTTDELRDAYLDFFVSKGCVRKPSDVLVPNDPTVLFTPAGMNQFKREFMGLGDPTLTRATTCQKCLRTGDIDNVGKTPRHMTFFEMLGNFSFGDYFKREAIHWAWEFLTRVVKVPGERLSITVYLDDDEAFNIWKDEIGVPASRIRRLGEDDNFWPASAPTHGPNGVCGPCSEIFYHRDGAEEVEIWNLVFTQFNRVGPGQLEPLPKKNIDTGMGLERMAAALQGVPTNFDIDILRPIVAHAAGELHIDYAKVRDEADGARIRRIADHTRTLSFTIHENVRPGPEKQGYVVRRLLRRAVLDAYQMGRREPFLYRLIPSVAEAMAHPYPELVDSVPRIQTVVREEEEQFLKNLENGLKLLEDTFRKTRASGSDTIDGKAAFDLHSTYGIPVEVTESLAADQNLRVERVGFDAARGQHSAVSRGTTDAANVFETGPLDTLKESYRGGNEFLGYEANEAQAKVIGILAQGQLASTAEVSPAGAPPVVLVLDRTPFYGESGGQVGDIGKILGEGFHFEVTDTKKENDFTLHIGRVVHGTVNVGETVTAAVDPIRRDAIRRAHSATHLLHHALHVHLGKHAQQAGSKVEPDRLRFDFSNPDSVGRERLRLIEETVNERILESAPIDWTTMPIAEARSLGAMALFGEKYPEIVRVVRMGDFSRELCGGTHLDNSGKVGLFKIVAEESVSAGTRRVTALTGRAALDQMKLEQEALAQVAGALKVPPSAAAERVLALLEELKTLKRQAARRKADDTPKTSSEDLIAGGTSVGDAIVVARLIEGATPDELRQLIDVLRRKQPTGLALLLASSVDGKVNLAAGLTADLIARGLHAGNWLKAVAPVVGGGGGGRPDLAQAGGKDPSKIAEALEKGVTTLRGLLEA encoded by the coding sequence ATGACCACCGACGAACTCCGCGACGCGTACCTCGACTTCTTCGTCTCCAAGGGCTGCGTCCGCAAGCCCAGCGACGTGCTGGTCCCCAATGACCCGACCGTGCTCTTCACGCCGGCAGGTATGAACCAGTTCAAGCGCGAGTTCATGGGCCTGGGCGATCCCACTCTGACCCGGGCCACCACTTGCCAGAAGTGCCTGCGCACCGGCGACATCGACAACGTCGGCAAGACCCCGCGGCACATGACCTTCTTCGAGATGCTGGGCAACTTCAGCTTCGGCGACTACTTCAAGCGCGAGGCCATCCACTGGGCCTGGGAGTTCCTGACCAGGGTCGTGAAGGTGCCCGGCGAACGGCTGAGCATCACTGTCTACCTCGACGACGACGAGGCGTTCAACATCTGGAAGGATGAGATCGGCGTCCCCGCCTCGCGCATCAGGCGACTCGGCGAGGACGACAACTTCTGGCCGGCGAGCGCCCCGACCCACGGCCCGAACGGCGTCTGCGGCCCCTGCTCCGAGATCTTCTATCATCGGGACGGCGCCGAGGAAGTTGAGATCTGGAACCTCGTCTTCACCCAGTTCAACCGCGTCGGCCCGGGCCAGCTCGAGCCCCTGCCCAAGAAGAACATCGACACCGGGATGGGCCTGGAGCGGATGGCCGCCGCGCTGCAAGGGGTGCCGACCAACTTCGACATCGACATCCTCCGCCCGATCGTCGCCCATGCCGCCGGCGAGTTGCACATTGACTACGCCAAGGTCCGCGACGAAGCGGACGGGGCCCGCATTCGCAGGATTGCCGACCACACCCGCACCCTCAGCTTCACCATCCACGAGAACGTCCGCCCCGGGCCCGAGAAGCAGGGCTACGTCGTCCGCCGGCTCCTGCGCAGGGCCGTGCTCGACGCCTACCAGATGGGCCGCCGCGAGCCGTTCCTCTACCGCCTGATCCCGTCGGTCGCCGAGGCCATGGCCCACCCCTACCCCGAGTTGGTCGACAGCGTCCCGCGCATCCAGACCGTCGTCAGGGAGGAAGAGGAACAGTTCCTCAAGAACCTCGAGAACGGCCTGAAGCTGCTCGAGGACACGTTCCGCAAGACCCGGGCCTCGGGATCGGACACCATCGACGGCAAGGCCGCGTTCGACCTGCACTCGACCTACGGGATCCCTGTCGAGGTCACCGAGAGCCTGGCCGCCGACCAGAATCTGAGGGTCGAGCGCGTCGGATTCGACGCCGCCCGTGGGCAGCACTCGGCCGTCTCACGCGGGACCACCGACGCCGCCAACGTCTTCGAGACCGGGCCGCTCGACACGCTCAAAGAGAGCTATCGCGGGGGCAACGAGTTCCTCGGGTATGAGGCCAACGAGGCCCAGGCGAAGGTCATCGGCATCCTCGCCCAGGGTCAGCTGGCCAGCACCGCCGAGGTCTCTCCGGCCGGCGCCCCACCCGTCGTCCTGGTCCTGGATCGTACACCCTTCTATGGCGAGAGCGGCGGCCAGGTCGGCGACATCGGCAAGATCCTCGGCGAAGGGTTCCACTTCGAGGTGACCGACACCAAGAAGGAGAACGACTTCACCCTGCACATCGGCCGGGTCGTCCATGGGACCGTTAACGTCGGCGAGACGGTCACGGCGGCCGTCGACCCCATCAGGCGCGACGCGATCCGCCGTGCGCATTCGGCCACTCACCTGCTGCATCATGCCTTGCACGTCCACCTGGGCAAGCATGCCCAGCAAGCCGGCAGCAAGGTCGAGCCCGACCGGCTCCGTTTCGACTTCTCCAACCCCGATTCCGTCGGCCGCGAACGCCTCCGGCTGATCGAGGAGACTGTCAACGAGCGAATTCTCGAGTCGGCCCCCATCGACTGGACGACGATGCCCATCGCTGAGGCCAGATCCCTGGGCGCGATGGCCCTCTTCGGCGAGAAATACCCCGAGATCGTCCGGGTCGTCCGCATGGGCGACTTTTCGCGCGAACTCTGCGGCGGAACTCACCTGGACAATTCGGGCAAGGTCGGCCTCTTCAAGATCGTCGCCGAGGAGTCCGTCTCCGCCGGGACCCGCCGCGTCACCGCCCTCACCGGTCGCGCCGCGCTCGATCAGATGAAGCTCGAACAGGAAGCACTGGCCCAGGTCGCGGGCGCTCTTAAGGTCCCCCCGTCCGCGGCTGCCGAGCGTGTCCTCGCCCTCCTCGAAGAGCTCAAGACCCTTAAGAGGCAGGCCGCCCGACGCAAGGCCGACGACACGCCCAAGACCTCGTCCGAGGACTTGATTGCCGGGGGGACTTCCGTCGGCGACGCCATCGTGGTTGCTCGCCTGATTGAAGGCGCGACCCCCGATGAGCTACGCCAGCTCATCGACGTCCTGCGTCGCAAGCAGCCCACCGGGCTGGCCTTGCTGCTCGCTTCATCGGTCGACGGCAAGGTGAATCTCGCCGCCGGCCTTACCGCCGACCTCATCGCACGAGGCCTCCACGCGGGCAACTGGCTCAAGGCCGTCGCTCCGGTCGTTGGTGGTGGCGGAGGGGGCCGACCCGACCTGGCTCAGGCCGGCGGCAAGGACCCGTCGAAGATCGCGGAGGCCCTCGAAAAGGGCGTCACGACTTTGCGCGGCCTCCTGGAAGCCTGA